The Pseudanabaena sp. ABRG5-3 genome includes the window CTTTGGGTAGATTTTACTTGCTCTGTAATATCGGTTTGAATGCCGATATAGTTGGTGAGTTCACCATGATCATTAAATACTGGCGCAATATACAGATCATTCCAAAAGGGTGAACCATCTTTGCGATAGTTGAGCAATACAGCGTGACATTCCCGTTGTTCTTGAATAGCTTGATGTAGATCTAAAATGCCAATCTGATTGCGATCGCCGCCTTGTAAAAATTTACAGTTACGTCCAATCACCTCAGCCGCACTGTAGCCTGTAATCCTCTCGAAGCTAGGATTGACATAGATCATCGGGTTGTCTGGTTGAGTGGCATCAGTAATCACAATTCCGTTAGAACTTGCCGCGATGGCCCGTTCGCGTAATTTCAAGGATTCATCTATGCGGTTGCGTTCAGAAACATCTCGTAAAGAAGCAACTACATATACCATCCGATCTTCATCTATGGTTTCTGATACGCGCATTTCTGCCGAAGTGGTCTTGCCTCGGTTGAGAATATCGATATTGGTACTTTCTCCAGCAACTATAGGCAGACCAAAACTTTCGCCGACGATATCTTCAGCTTTACAACCAAAAAGTTCTTCAGCAGATTGGTTAACGTAGCGAACAATGCCTTCGCGATCAACCACTACAAAAGCATCAGAAACAGAACTTACTAAATGACTAAATTTTTGATCATTGGTATGTTTAGTTAGAGATTTTGATCGCGATAAATTGGTAATATCCTGACAAGTTCCGATAATTTGCTGTGAATTGTCGCTATCACAAGTTTTGAGGGATAAAGAAATTAAGAGAAGCCGATTGGTGATCAGATTGAGTTTCGCCTCATACTCAACCCGTTGTTGTGATCGCAAGCATTCACTGATATGGCTGTTTAATAGCTGAGTAAATTCTAAGGGTAAGCATTCATGGGGCTGTAAACCTATGAGATCAACGGTTTGATCAATACTGCGTTCCCCAAACACAAAATGGACAAAGGGAAGATTGGTGATCGCAAAGCGCAGCGTAAAATTGGGATCATTATTATTGCTTGATCCTTCTGGGTCTGGCTCAACAGTCAAGACAAAAATTCCGCATTGAATATGATCTAGGATATTTTGCATAATAGCCACATCCTTTACCAGCTATCGCGGTTATAGTAATTCTACCTCGCCAAATTACTCAGGGCTTTATAATTTAAGATCATTTACTAACTTCTCTTATGTCTTTAACGCTCTCAGTTCCTTCGATCGGTTGTGCTAGCTGCATCGAAACTATTACCAAAGCGATCCAATCTGCTGATACTTCAGCATTGGTGACGGGTGATCCTGCTGCTAAAACAGTTAATATTGAGACCCAGTTACCTGAAGCGCAAATTCGTGAACTAATTGCGATCGCAGGTCATAAGGTTTCCTAAAATTCAGCAGATTAAGCTTAAAGATCACAAAAGGCTCCCCTAGGTGCATTAAAGTCTCCTGACTTCCCGCCACTTTTATGCAATAACCTTGCATTGGAGATAACCATTGTTTTGTCTAAGGATTTTGCCATATCGTAAATGGTTAAAGCCGCGATCATAACTGCGGTCAATGCCTCCATCTCTACTCCCGTCTCAGCCTTGGTCTTGACATCTGCCTCGATCTGATATCCAGGAATATTTTCATCGAGGATGATTTTGACATCCACACTGGTTAAGTTGAGGGGATGACACATGGGGATTAAGTTAGCAGTTTGCTTTGCTGCCATAATACCTGCGAGCCTTGCTGTTCCTAAGACATCTCCTTTGGGGACATCTCCTGCTTGGATGGCATCTAAGGTTGTTGTTTTCATGGATATTTCGCAAACTGCGATCGCCCGTCGTACCGTTTGCGGTTTATGAGTCACATCCACCATTTGAGCATTACCACTTTGATCAAGATGAGCGAGTGACAGAGGAGTATCCGTATCCATAAAAGATTTGCCGAAATTAGCACAATAATAAAAAACAAAGTTTTTAAGAATTTGCTAATACTTAAGCAAGTAGGATGAATTTCATATAAAACCCTAAAACCTGCGGTGCAAGCACAGATTGCGCCGCAGGTTTTGATCTGTTTTTTTAGTTATCCTACTTACTGAGTATCAATAAACTCTTTCTCTAGTACAAAAGTCTACCCGAATATATGCCTGAGACCATAACGATTGAGGTTTATGCAGATAATCTTCATGCTACCCAAGCGATCGCTACTCAACTTGCTCAATTAGTTCAAGCAGGTACAATTATTTTGCTGGAGGGCAATCTTGGTAGTGGCAAAACTACCTTTATGCAAGCTTTTGGTTATGCGCTTGGTATTAACACTACGATTGCTAGCCCCACGTTTACCCTTATTGATGAATATATCGAAGGTCGTCTGCCGCTTTACCATATTGATCTCTACCGACTAGAGCCATCTCAAGTTCCTAGTCTCCATTTAGAAGAATATTGGCGAGGCGAAGATTTTCCCCTCGGTGTCGTAGCGATCGAATGGGCAAGTAAGTTACCCAGCATCCCAGCCGAGCATCTCAAGATCAATCTTTCAGCGCCGATGCAATCATCCTGTAACAAAAATGAAGATCTTTATCTATCCCAAACAGACATCACTTTAGATGAAGATTTTATAGATAATTTGCCGAGTGATCGCCTAATTCAACTAATCGCACAGGGTGCAACCTATGTTGAACTTCTTAAACAGTTCCAACTTGCGTAAAATGCGTCAGTGAAACATAACGCACTATCTAAAGAACTCATGAGTTAAGAACTTATGGGTTACGCGATCGCCAAACTATCCTCTACTCGCAATTAACTTGCTTAATTAACTGTCTTTATCTTGAGTTTTGGCGGAATCATCTTCTCCTTGTCCCTTTATCTCATCTTGAAACCCTCTCAAAGCTTGCCCCACACTACGCCCGATCTCAGGGATCCGCTTGGCTCCGAAAATTGCCACCCCCACAAGCGAAATTACAACTAACTCTGGCCAGCCAATTCCAAACATTGCTCTTACATCTCCTTAAACGTATCTGCTATCCTTTTATACAGCCTTTTGTAAGCAAAAGACCTACAAAGAATTGTGCAAAGATTGATTTTGCAAGTCTTTCCATAATTCTTGGGATAATGATTAATAAACATACCTAAAAACTAATGGAATCAACCATTATTTGGACACTTGGCAGCACTGATCCTAATGCTGAGGCAAATCTTGCCCGCATTGCCCAATGGTGGACATCCCTTGCTGGTCAAGAAATTATTTGGCAACAACGCCCGATTAATGAAACTACTGATCGAGAGGCGATTGACTGGAGTAAACAAGCACTTGATGAAAACTTTGTGCTTCAAACTCCTACACTCCGAGGTATTACTCTCTATTGGTACAAGCCTAACAGCCCTGAAGAACGCAATATCTCAGTTAGTTATCTCAAACTCGATCTCTTCAACCAGCAATTAGATGTCCTGCCATCATCAGGCAGAAATTATCAACTACGTATTACCCTACCCAAAATTGTCTACCAAAAAATCCAAGTCACTGATCCTCAATTTGGTAGTCTTGTTCAGCCTAATGGTGATACAGTTCTGCTCCTACGCGATGAAAATCAGCGTCTTGAAATTCAAATTAACCTCAATGCTGTAAATGTTGCGTTACTTCAACAAAAACTTGCTGCAAATTTATAAGAAATTTTGTCCTTTGGCGATGAAAGCTCGTATAAATTTGAGAACTACAATTGTCGTTAATATTAATGAATATTAATGAAGTACGGAATCTTTTAATAGTATCCACCCTATGCTTTGCCCTATTATCTGTTGATATTTGGCAAATAAGTTTGACTTGCGGGTAAATCTATGACACTTCAAGAACTCCCCCCTCCGATTAGTCCCCGTCAGATGGATATTCTTCGTGCAGTTGCAGCAATGGCTTGGGCTGATGGCAAGCTGGAACCTGACGAAATTCGTCTGATGCTGGATGAGTTTGCGATGTTATTTGCCAAGACTGAGACAGAGCGCAATTCCCTAAAAAGTCGTCTTAGAGAATACTTAGGGCAAAATATTCCTCTAGAGGAAGTTGTCCCACATATCAAAAGTGTTGAAGATCGCAAACTTACTCTGAGACTTGGCTATCAGGTTATTCAAGCTAGTCGGCGTAGTCCTAACGAGCCAAGAGTAAATCTTGATGAGGCAGCAGCTTACCAAAGACTGGTTAGAATCCTTGATTTGCCATCGGATATGGTTGCTGATATCGAAGCATCGATTGTTCCTCCAGAGGAGTCTCAGGCTAATGGAATTATCAAATCGCTAGCATTAAGACTACATAAGCTGCTGAATAGCTAATTACCGAGACGACTAAGTCATTGTGCTGATTGGCAATGCCTTCGTTACAAACTCAGATAAAGTGATTACTTACAGTAAATTTTTACACACAATACCTATAGCAAAGTTTTTAGGGACTACGAGCAGCTACTATGCGGGATGGAACTGATCTTCAGCAAAAAATTATGTCCGCCCCATTCTTTATGGGGTTGCCTGATGAGGCGGTGATAAGGGCAACCGCTCATATGGTTACGCGCACCCATCCAGCAGATCAGGTGATTTTGCTAGAAAATGACTGGGGTAACTCGGTATATTTTATTTTGAGTGGCTGGGCAAAAATTCGCACCTACAACCTTGACGGGAAAGAAATCACCCTCAATATTCTTGGTTTTGGTGAAATGTTTGGTGAAATGGCTCCCCTCGATCAAGTACCCCGATCAACGGATGTAATTACGCTTACACCAACAACTATTGGTAGCCTTCCTGCTTCTGATTTTGTGCATCTGATTGAAACGGAACCGACCGCAGGTATTCACCTAGCGAGACTAATGGCAAAACGATTACGTCAAGTTAATCGACGTTTACGTTTACGTGAAGCTGATAGTACATCACGTGTTGCTGATGTACTGCTATTTTTGGCAGAGGGTCAAGGCACTAAAGGTACTAGTGGTATGGAAATACCTAATTTGCCTCATCGTGAACTGAGTAGTTTAAGTGGTTTGGCTAGGGAAACTGTAACTCGTGTACTTGGTAAGCTAGAGCGTAAAAATTTGATTCAACGTATCCCCGATCGCGATGTTTTATGTATTCTTAACCCTGAAGGTTTGGAAGCTTTGATGGTTTAACCATAAGCCTAGCTTTGCTGTACTACCTTGGAATCTGTTATTATTAGGCTCGTTATTTGGTAGGTAAAAAGTATAAATGCTGAATCCAGTTGATTTCAGCGGTAGACCGTTTCATTTTGTGGGTATTGGTGGGATCGGCATGTCAGCGATCGCCTATATCTTAGCAAAGCAAGGCTTTACGGTTTCTGGCTCAGATCTTAGTAGCAATCGCATCACTCAAAAACTACAGGATCTCGGTGTCAAGGTCTTTAAAGGACATCACGCAGACAACATCGATTTGGCAAATGTGCCTCAAGTTGTCTGTTCTACGGCAATCAATCAACAGAATCCCGAATTTCAAGTAGCCCTAGCTAATGGACTGCCAATTTTACATCGTTCAGATTTGTTGGCAGCATTGATCGAGCAATTTCAAGGTATTTCGATCGCAGGCACACATGGGAAAACTACAACCAGCAGCTTAGTTGGCTTTTTACTGCTTAAAGCTGGAGTTGACCCCAGCATTATCATCGGCGGAGAGGTGAGTGCATGGCAGGGCAATGCGCGTCTCGGCAATGGTAAATACTTGGTTGCCGAAGCTGACGAGTCCGACGGCACTTTGGTAAAGTTTTTATCTCACATTGGCGTAATTACCAATATTGAGCTAGATCACCCCGATCATTACCATAGTCTCGAGCAGGTTGTTGAGATTTTTCAAGCCTTTGCTAAACGCTGTGAGGTGATGGTTGGTTGTATTGATTGCCCAACAGTCAAAGCCCATATCAAGTCTGATATTACCTATAGTCTGAGCGATCCTAGTGCTGACTATACAGTGACGGATGTACATTACACTCCGTCTGATACGCAAGCAGTGGTAATTGAGCGTGGTCAGCCCTTAGGCAAACTTTCTTTGGGACTGCTTGGTAAGCATAATTTGAGTAATACTCTAGCGGCGATCGCTGTGGCGCGTTATGTGGGTGTGGAATGGCAAGCGATCGCTGATGCACTTCCTGATTTTGTGGGTGCGAGCCGTCGGTTTGAAATTAAGGGTGTTCAAGATGGGATTACCTTTGTTGATGACTATGCCCATCACCCCAGCGAAATTATTGCGACTCTTGCTTCGGCAAGACAGCAAAATACGAATAGCCGCGTGATTGCTATTTTTCAGCCCCATCGCTATAGTCGCACCCTGAGATTTTTGGATGAGTTTAGTCAGTCCTTTGGTGATGCTGATGTAGTAGTGGTCACAGATATCTACGCGGCAAGTGAACCCAATGATGGCAAGATCACGGGTGAGCAAATGGCAAAAGCGATCGCTAATATCCGCGATCAGGTGCATTATCAGCCCACGCTTAAGGATGTGCAAGACTTTTTAGTGAATAACCTAAAGTCGGGCGACTTAGCTGTATTTCTCGGTGCTGGTAATCTCAATCAGGCGATCGCCCCCACTATGCAGGAAATAGCAACAGCTATCAAAGCCTGATCGCAAATTCTGAGATTGGTTTGCAGATCGCAAGCTTTTCTATCATTAGAACTAAATCTTTCTATGTCTATCGATTTACCAGACCAAACGCCAATCCGTGATCATGTTTCCCTTGCGGGATTGACCTCAATGAAAGTTGGAGGCGCGGCGGAATATTTCATCTCGCCACGTTCTAGCGATGAGTTGGCGGCTAGTTTGGTATGGGCAAGCGATCGCCAGTTGCCGATCACAATTATTGGTGCAGGTAGTAACCTTCTAATCAGTGATGACGGCTTAGAAGGGCTAGTAATTTGTACCAGACATTTGCGGGGCATCGAGTTTGATGAACAAACTGGACAGGTTACTGCCGCCGCAGGTGAGCCTGTGGCTCGTTTAGCCATGCAAGTGGCAAGTCATGGTTGGGTTGGCTTTGAATGGGCGGTTGGTATTCCGGGGACTGTGGGGGGATTGGTAGTAATGAACGCAGGGGCGCAGGGGGGATGTGCGGCTGATTGTGTTGTGGAGGTGCAGACAGTGACATTAACTGGTGAAACTAAGCTGATTTATCCACAGGATTTGGATTTCAGTTATCGCACCTCAGCTTTGCAAGAATCATCATATCTAGTGACAGGAGCGACCCTCAAATTTCAAACTGGTGGCAAACCAGAAGCGATCGCTGCCGATACTGAGGCAAAACTCAAAGCAAGACATTCTACCCAGCCATACCATTTACCCAATTGTGGCAGTGTGTTTCGTAATCCTCTGCCCCAATTTGCTGCCAAATTGATTCAAGACGCAGGACTGAAGGGTTATCAAATTGGTAATGCCCAAATTTCGGAGTTACACGCTAACTTCATCGTCAACCTTGGCAATGCAAAAGCCCAAGATATTTTCGGTCTCATAGAACACATTAAAACTGTAATTAGCGATCGCTATGGGGTGGTACTGGAAACCGAAGTAAAGATGCTCGGTAATTTCTAATCACATCTGAATATCTAGGGGTTGCCAAATTGCTTATTCACCTATAGATAGATTTAAGATTCTAACTATTTACAATACTCAACACTTACCCTAATCTAATTAATAAGCGCAAGCTTACATATAAATTTTCATAACTTATTCATTCCCAATAGGATTATTTGCAATCATGACAACAGCAGTACAAAGACGTGAAAGCGCGTCACTGTGGGATCAATTTTGCAATTGGGTCACCAGCACCGAAAACCGCCTCTACGTAGGTTGGTTCGGCGTAATCATGATCCCTTGCTTACTCGCAGCGACCATTTGCTTCGTAATCGCCTTCATCGCAGCACCTCCCGTTGACATCGACGGTATCCGTGAACCAGTAGCAGGTAGCTTGCTATTCGGTAACAACATGATTTCTGGCGCAGTTGTACCTTCTTCAAACGCAATTGGCCTGCACTTTTACCCCATTTGGGAAGCAGATAGCCTTGATGAATGGCTATACAACGGTGGACCTTACCAATTGGTAATTTTCCACTTCTTGCTCGGAATTTTCTGCTACATGGGACGTGAATGGGAATTGTCATACCGCCTCGGTATGCGTCCTTGGATCGCAGTAGCATACTCCGCCCCCGTAGCAGCAGCAACCGCAGTATTCTTGATCTACCCAATCGGACAAGGATCCTTCTCTGACGGTATGCCTTTGGGTATCTCTGGTACATTCAACTTCATGATCGTATTCCAAGCAGAACACAACATCTTGATGCATCCTTTCCACATGTTGGGAGTAGCAGGTGTGTTTGGTGGTTCCTTGTTCAGTGCAATGCACGGTTCCTTGGTAACCTCCAGCTTGATTCGTGAAACCACCGAAAACGAAAGCCAAAACGCTGGTTACAAATTCGGACAAGAAGAAGAAACCTACAACATCGTTGCAGCTCACGGCTACTTCGGTCGCTTGATTTTCCAATACGCTTCTTTCAACAACAGCCGTCAATTGCACTTCTTCTTGGCACTATGGCCAGTAGTCGGCATTTGGTTCACCGCATTGGGCGTAAGCACAATGGCGTTCAACTTGAATGGCTTCAACTTCAACCAATCTATCTCTGATAGCCAAGGTCGTGTTGTACCTAGCTGGGCAGACGTAATCAACCGCGCAAACTTGGGTATGGAAGTAATGCACGAGCGTAATGCTCACAACTTCCCTCTCGATTTGGCTGCTGTTGATGTTGCTCCTGTTGCTATGAGCGCTCCTGCTATCAACGGTTAATCTTCGAGTTTACTCTCTAAAAACAAAAAAGCAACCCCCTAGGGGTTGCTTTTTTGTGCTTTATGATCGCTTAATTAAAGAATTAAAGAAGTGTCAACTTCTTACAAGACTATTAATTAGGAGTAATATCATGCCAGTTGTGGCAGTGATCGACTACGACATGGGCAATTTGCACTCAGCCTGCAAAGGTTTAGAGATTGCAGGGGCAACCCCAGTTGTTACTAATAATCCCATAGAGCTAAATAAAGCCGATGGTATTGTTTTACCAGGGGTAGGCTCTTTCGATCCCGCAATGCACAAACTACGGGCAAATCATCTAGAACAACCAATTAAGGATGCGATCGCTGTGGGTAAGCCTTTTTTAGGAATTTGCTTAGGGATGCAGATCTTGTTTGAAAGTAGCGAAGAGGGGCAAGAATCAGGCTTAGGAATTATTCAAGGTCAGGTCAAACGATTTATTCATGAGCCAAATGTGACAATTCCGCATATGGGTTGGAACCAGCTAGCGCTTACTCAAGCTGCTTGCCCACTTTGGCAGGATTTGGGCAATAGTCCTTGGATGTATTTTGTTCATTCCTATTACACTGCGCCTTTTGATAATCGGGTGACTGCGGCAACGACAACCCACGGTAGCCAGACTGTGACTGTGGCGGTCGCGAAAGATAATGTCATGGCAGTGCAGTTTCATCCTGAAAAATCATCCACTGACGGGATACATTTACTATCAAACTTCGTCAGAATGATTAGTGCGTAGCATAATAGTAGAGTCTTGAGAGATTTATGAAGATCCAAATGATCAAAAAACTGGGTATTGTTTCTTGTCTAGCTGTGGCTTGTGCTGTGGTTTCGCCGTCTGTAGTTCGTGCTCAATCCAATGCAGGATTTATTCTATTTGGTGGAATTAAAGATAGCGCACTTGACTATTGCCTTGATAGTGGCAGTAGTGGACGTAGCGATCGCTATTACCTAGAAGTTAAACCACAAAAGTTTAAAGTTTCTGAAGTTATTATTACCTATCCTGATCATTTCACTGGCAGCTTTGACACTTCGGATATCAAATTGCGTGTAACTGATCAATGTCGTGGGGGCAAAGATTTAGAACTTGAATCGGTAACTTGGGATAAAGAAACTCGCCGCATTACGATCATCCCTAAAGAAGCTATTCCTTCTAAAACAGCGTTGAGAGCTGTTTTATCCAATGTGAGAAATCCAGACTATAGTGGTTTTTATCAATTTGATGGCAGAGTTATGCGTGCTGATGTACCAGTACCTGTGTATGTTGGATCTTGGGTCATTACCTTGGACTAAAAGGTTTTCTAAGCTGACAGGAAATTTGAAAGGGGGACGCTTAGCGTCCCCCTTTCTCGATTATTTAAATATTGTGCAAATTGAAATATGAATATTCTTATTAGTAATGATGATGGCATTTATGCTCCTGGGGTAAGAGCTTTAGCTGAGGCACTTAGTGATACTGAACATCGGATTACGGTGGTTTGTCCTGACCGTGAGCGCTCGGCTACTGGTCATGCGCTCACTTTGCAAGAGCCTTTACGAGTTGATCAAATTTCTGGTGTCTACCCCCAAGGTATTGAAGCTTGGGCTTGTTCAGGTACACCTTCGGATACGGTGAAATTAGCACTTGATGCACTGCTAGTTGAGCGCCCCGATCTAGTTTTATCAGGAATTAATCGTGGCGCAAATTTGGGAACTGATGTTTTGTACTCTGGTACAGTATCGGCAGCAATGGAGGGCGTATTAGAAGGTGTGCCAAGTATTGCCTTTAGCCTTTCGAGCTTTACGCATTTGGACTATAGTGCAGCTGCTAACTTTGCGAAAAAAATGGTACAGGCGATCGCAGATTATCCTCTCGAAGAACCTATTTTATTAAATGTGAATATTCCTGCGATCGCGGAGGAAGATATTTGTGGTGCTGTGGTTACTCGCTTAGGTATTCGCCGCTATCGTGATCAATTTGAAAAGCGCATTGATCCACGCGGTAAAACTTACTATTGGTTGTCAGGAGTAATTATTGAAGAGGAAGCAGAGCCAGATACTGATATTCAAGCGATTAGAGATAATTACATCACGATTACACCGCTTAAATATGATTTGACCTATGCTGCTGCTATGCCTTTTATGAACACATGGACTGACAAATTAGCCCATTTAGCGAATTTCGTAACCAAATAAATTGGGATCAGCAGCATCAAGCTTAATATCTGCTAAGCCATATTCAGCCCAACGTCTTGTGACCATATTCGCCACATTGGGATCGCTCTCTAAAGGATCACCCCAATCGCGATCGGTTTCAGGATAGATTTTAGTTGTCGCATCAATGCCCATCCGTCCGCCCAGACCTTCCTTCTCACAGGCAAAGTCGAGGGAATCGAAGGGATTGTCGGGTAGGATGAACACATCGCGGGTGGGGTCAACCTTAGAACTGAGTGCCCAAACGACTAAACGCGGATCACGAATATTGATCGTATGGTCAACCACAATCACAAATTTAGTGTAAGTAAACTGGGGCAAGGCACTCCAAAAGGCAAGGGCGGCGCGGCGGGCTTGTCCGGGATAAGCCTTTTTGATAGAAATAATGGCTGCCTTATAGGAAAGTGCTTCCATTGGCAGGAAGAAATCGGTAATTTCGGAAACTTGCTGACGGAGAATGGGGGTATAGATGCGATTTAGGGCGATCGCCATCATTGCTTCCTCCTTGGGAGGTAAGCCGCTAAAGGTGGTGAGATAGATCGGATCTTTGCGATGGGTCATACAATGAAAACGAATCAGAGGTGCTTGGTCATTAATGCCTCCGTAATAACCCATGTGATCACCAAAAGGTCCATCGGTTCCCACTTCATGCGGTGTAATCGTTCCTTCTAAAACATACTCGGCACAGGCAGGAACTTCTAAATCGAGGGTTTTGCATTTGGTAAGCTGTACGCCTTCATTGCCATAGAGTCCCGCAAAAATCCATTCTGATAGATCCACAGGAATCGGCGTTGCCGCCGCCATGATTAAGACTGGATCAACTCCGATCGCGATCGCAATTTCTAGTTTTTTGCCTGCTTCAGTTGCTTTGCGTAAATGTCGCGCACCACCCCGCACTGATAGCCATTGCACGGTCATCGTATTTTTTGACTGTTGCTGCAAACGGTAAACTCCCACATTCGGAATCCCATTCTCAACATCTTTGGTGATCACTAGCGCCAGTGTCACCGCCCGCCCGCCATCTTTGGGATAGGGTTTGAGAATGGGAATCTGATCGAGATCCACCTCATCGCTTTGCAATACGACTTCTTGACAGGGAGCATTCCCAAAGAGAAGCTTTTGCGGACGGGACTTTACTACATCAAAGAGAATCTTCCCAAATTCGATCGCCTGTGAAATTTTCTTCGGTGGCTTTGGGCTTTGTAACTTGCCTAATTTTTCACCCAGAACTTCTAATTCCGATTGCTCTTTCATGCCCATTGCCCAGCAGACTCGCTCTACTGTCCCCAATAAATTTACAGCAACAGGTACGCTATATCCCTTGACATTCTCAAATAGCAGTGCGGGTCCCCCCGATTGCAACAGGCGATTGCTAATCTCAGCAATTTCTAACTGGGAATCAACTTGGGCTTTGACACGATGTAGTTGTTTGCGCTCTTCGAGCAGTTTGAGAAATGATCGTAGGTCACGGGTCATAGGGCTGTGGGGGAATGCTTAGGCAATTAGTCAGTACCCTATTGTAACTAAATGTTACGTCCTTTCTATAAACCTAGACTTTTGGCATACTCACAGTCAGCATTTGCACCTTCGGCATCGCCGAGCTTAGCCTTAGCCATGCCGCGATTGAAATAGGCGGGGGCAGCATCGGGAGCTAACTCGATGACTTTGGTGTAATCCTCGATCGCCCCTGAATAGTCCTTAATTTCTGAGCGATCGTAGGCGCGGTTGTAATAAGCCTCTGCATAATTGGGATTGATCTCGATCGCTTCGGTATAGTCGGAGATCGCCCCAGCATAGTCGCCATTTTCCGCCCGTTCCATGCCGCGATCATTGTAGGCTTCAGCAGAATTTAGTTTTTCCATTTCCTTTTGCCTTTTCCCTCAAGATGTCAAAATAACTTTACCCTAAGTTCAAATATGCTGATCGATCTATGAATTCCAAGCTTAAACTACCCATGCCCAAGTTTTTGCAAACCTTGCGATCGTGGTGGCTCAGCAGTCAAGCTAAATTTTTTCAACTAATTAGCCCCTTGCAAGCATGGCGCGAAGGTAGTCGCTTGTTAAGTGCTAAATTTTTGGGCGGATTGCTAGTGGTGATGCTGGCGACTTTGCCCTTTTTAGAAAATGCTCAGACGGGGGTAATCGGTGCAGCCGTGGCGATCGCATGGTTCTTACTATGGCTTAGCGATCGCCGTGACGAGCAGGATCAATCAGTACCAATT containing:
- a CDS encoding tetratricopeptide repeat protein, giving the protein MEKLNSAEAYNDRGMERAENGDYAGAISDYTEAIEINPNYAEAYYNRAYDRSEIKDYSGAIEDYTKVIELAPDAAPAYFNRGMAKAKLGDAEGANADCEYAKSLGL
- the hisH gene encoding imidazole glycerol phosphate synthase subunit HisH, translated to MPVVAVIDYDMGNLHSACKGLEIAGATPVVTNNPIELNKADGIVLPGVGSFDPAMHKLRANHLEQPIKDAIAVGKPFLGICLGMQILFESSEEGQESGLGIIQGQVKRFIHEPNVTIPHMGWNQLALTQAACPLWQDLGNSPWMYFVHSYYTAPFDNRVTAATTTHGSQTVTVAVAKDNVMAVQFHPEKSSTDGIHLLSNFVRMISA
- a CDS encoding DUF2808 domain-containing protein; amino-acid sequence: MKIQMIKKLGIVSCLAVACAVVSPSVVRAQSNAGFILFGGIKDSALDYCLDSGSSGRSDRYYLEVKPQKFKVSEVIITYPDHFTGSFDTSDIKLRVTDQCRGGKDLELESVTWDKETRRITIIPKEAIPSKTALRAVLSNVRNPDYSGFYQFDGRVMRADVPVPVYVGSWVITLD
- a CDS encoding UbiD family decarboxylase — its product is MTRDLRSFLKLLEERKQLHRVKAQVDSQLEIAEISNRLLQSGGPALLFENVKGYSVPVAVNLLGTVERVCWAMGMKEQSELEVLGEKLGKLQSPKPPKKISQAIEFGKILFDVVKSRPQKLLFGNAPCQEVVLQSDEVDLDQIPILKPYPKDGGRAVTLALVITKDVENGIPNVGVYRLQQQSKNTMTVQWLSVRGGARHLRKATEAGKKLEIAIAIGVDPVLIMAAATPIPVDLSEWIFAGLYGNEGVQLTKCKTLDLEVPACAEYVLEGTITPHEVGTDGPFGDHMGYYGGINDQAPLIRFHCMTHRKDPIYLTTFSGLPPKEEAMMAIALNRIYTPILRQQVSEITDFFLPMEALSYKAAIISIKKAYPGQARRAALAFWSALPQFTYTKFVIVVDHTINIRDPRLVVWALSSKVDPTRDVFILPDNPFDSLDFACEKEGLGGRMGIDATTKIYPETDRDWGDPLESDPNVANMVTRRWAEYGLADIKLDAADPNLFGYEIR
- the surE gene encoding 5'/3'-nucleotidase SurE, encoding MNILISNDDGIYAPGVRALAEALSDTEHRITVVCPDRERSATGHALTLQEPLRVDQISGVYPQGIEAWACSGTPSDTVKLALDALLVERPDLVLSGINRGANLGTDVLYSGTVSAAMEGVLEGVPSIAFSLSSFTHLDYSAAANFAKKMVQAIADYPLEEPILLNVNIPAIAEEDICGAVVTRLGIRRYRDQFEKRIDPRGKTYYWLSGVIIEEEAEPDTDIQAIRDNYITITPLKYDLTYAAAMPFMNTWTDKLAHLANFVTK